CTGCCCGCCAATACCCTGCACCGGGATGCAGATCCGACGCTGGCAACCCGGTAAAGCGGAACGTGATGGAGCCTCCTGTTCTTCCACTGTGTTCCATTCGCGCCACAGTGCGAAGCTTTGGTAGCGCTATCTCTCGCCACACTAATGCAAATGTTCGGATGAAAGCCGGAACACCCGGTGCCGGTTTCATCGCGGTGGCCGGCGCTGCCGGAGGCGACAATAACCGGGTGTTCTGTCACCACCTTGCCGGAGTCATCACATGCGCCTGTTCCTGTGCGAAAAACCCTCCCAGGGAAAAGACATCGCACGGGTATTGGGTGCAACACGGCAAGGAACCGGCTGCTACAGCGGTACCGGCATTACCGTAACCTGGTGCATCGGTCACCTGATCGAAGCGGCAGCCCCGGAAGTTTATGGTGACGAGTACAAACGCTGGTCCCTCGATCAGCTCCCAATTATTCCCAAGGTCTGGCGCAGCGACATCAAAGCATCGACCGCAGCCCAGTACAAGATTGTCAAACAATTGCTCAAGCAAGCCACTGAGCTGGTTATCGCCACCGACGCAGACCGTGAAGGTGAAATGATTGCCAGGGAGGTGATCGAACTGTGCGGCTACAACGGTCCCATTCAGCGATTGTGGCTTTCCGCACTCAACGACGCCTCTATTCGCAAAGCGCTGGGCGCTCTGAAACCCGGGAGCGAGACCCTGCCGCTGTACTACTCTGCGTTGGCGCGGTCGCGGGCGGACTGGTTGATCGGTATGAACCTGAGCCGGTTGTTTACCCTGCTCGGTCGCCGCAGTGGTTTCGAGGGCGTGTTATCCGTTGGACGTGTGCAAACCCCTACCTTGCGTCTGGTGGTAGACCGCGACAGGGAAATCTTTGCGTTCACCCCAACCCCCTACTGGTCAATTGCGGTCAGGCTCATCTCGTCCGAAAGTCACTTTCTTGCGGAGTGGATACCACCAACGGACACCGCCGACGAGGCGGGACGCTGCGTACAGGAGCAGGTGGCGCAGCACGCCGTTCAATCCATCCGGACCGCCCGAACGGCGCGAGTCTTGTCAGCCGATACAGAGCGTGTCCGGGAGGCGCCGCCACTGCCTTTTGATCTGGGAACCCTGCAGGAGGTCTGCTCACGACAGCTGGGGCTGGATGTCGCGGAAACCCTTCGGATTGCCCAGTCCCTGTATGAAACCCACAAGGCGACGACGTATCCCCGTTCAGACACCGGGTACTTGCCGGAAAACATGCGGCGTGAGGCTCCCGTAGTGATCAAAGCCTTGCTTGCGGCGGACCCCGCGTTGGCCTCTCTTATTGAGACACTGGATCTCAATCTACAGTCCCGCGCGTGGAACGATGCCAAGGTCACGGCGCACCACGGCATTATCCCGACACAGGCGCCCTGCCAGCTGTCCGCCCTATCGGATAAAGAGCAGGCGGTCTACGCCATCATCCGTGCCCACTATCTGTGTCAGTTTCTCCCCCACCATACGTTTGATCGAACGACGGTGCTGCTGGAAGCCGGGGAACAGCCGTTGAAGGCCACCGGCAAGCGGGTCATCGATCCCGGTTGGCACCGGGCACTGAGAAGTGATGCACAGGACAATCAGGAGGAACCGGGAGCGCAGCCTAGCCAGCAACTGCCCTCCCTCGCCACCGGCACAGACTGCAGCATTACCGGCACCGAACTAAAGGCACTGCACACCAAGCCGCCCAAACCCTATACACAGGGCGAATTGATCAAGGCCATGAAAACCGTCGCCCGCCTGGTAAATGACCCGCGCCTGAAGCAGATTCTCAAGGAGACAACCGGTATCGGCACCGAAGCGACACGCGCCGGCATCATCAGTGGTTTGCTTGATCGCGGTTATCTGCAAAAACGTGGTCGAGCCCTTCGTGCCACGGAGGCAGCCTATACCTTGATCGACGTGGTCCCGGAGGCCATCGCCGATCCGGGCACGACGGCGATCTGGGAACAAACCCTGGATTTGATCGAAGCGGGAGACATGACCCTCGGCGCCTTCCTCGACAAGCAAAGCGCCTGGGTGACACAACTGGTCCAGCAGTACGGCACCCTCTCCCTGGACATCAAACTGCCACCCTCACCCACCTGCCCGGATTGCAGCTCACCCATGCAACGGAAAGGCGGTCACAAAGGCGCGTTTTGGTCCTGCGTACGCTATCCGGACTGTAAAGGGACGCGCCCCATCGCGAAGCCTCTGCGTGGGAAAACACCCAGGCAGCGGCGACGGTCCACACCTCACAGCTAAGGCGTCATACGACCCCCGGCAATTGAGGCGCACTGGCCCGAAATCGGGCAGCCCAGGCACGCGACCCCTTCTGTCACGGCGTGCGCACCCTGTCGGTTTTCACTCACCACGGGTGAGAAGGTTTCTCCTCCGACAACTATTGAGAGTAGTTGCCAGTCATCAGCCTGCTTCCGTTGCTCCCGAAGGGTCTCCTGGGCGCTTGCCGCGCGAGCGCCCAGGAGACCCTTCGGGGTTGACGGTACTCATTCCCGGTGCCCGCCGGTGAAACACTGGGCTCCCTTTGTGCGCGGATGTGTGCCACAACATTCCGGCTCCAACCACGACACGGGTCGGGTGAATCGCCAAGAGAAACGGCTTTGATGACGGCCAGATTATCATGTGATTCACGGGTGGTGATTTCTCGTTGCCGAAGGTAATCGCCTTCGGCTGCCTTCTCTTTCTTCGCTTTGTCTCAGCGCCTCTGCCCCCACAGCGTGCCAATCCGGTCGCCGCGGAAACCCCATAGACCCTCGCTCACACACCACCCTCTCGACACGATACCCCCACATATTGCTGACCCGGTCAGCACTGTGCCCCGGCAGCAGCGGTCTTCAATGCTGCATCGCGGATATTCCGCGCCGACCGCGCCAGCCCGTTCCGCATCGTATCGCGGGCGTCCGCCTTCACCGGTGGCGATGCCTTGTTGTTCCAAGAGCCCTTTTCACTCTGTAGCAAACCGCAGGAGATCAAACCATGTCTACCCGTAATCATCCTCCACCCGGCACAACGTGTCAGGAAACACCGATAACCACCGGTCGATTGGCCAAGACGTTCGCCGACC
The DNA window shown above is from Spongiibacter sp. IMCC21906 and carries:
- a CDS encoding DNA topoisomerase III codes for the protein MRLFLCEKPSQGKDIARVLGATRQGTGCYSGTGITVTWCIGHLIEAAAPEVYGDEYKRWSLDQLPIIPKVWRSDIKASTAAQYKIVKQLLKQATELVIATDADREGEMIAREVIELCGYNGPIQRLWLSALNDASIRKALGALKPGSETLPLYYSALARSRADWLIGMNLSRLFTLLGRRSGFEGVLSVGRVQTPTLRLVVDRDREIFAFTPTPYWSIAVRLISSESHFLAEWIPPTDTADEAGRCVQEQVAQHAVQSIRTARTARVLSADTERVREAPPLPFDLGTLQEVCSRQLGLDVAETLRIAQSLYETHKATTYPRSDTGYLPENMRREAPVVIKALLAADPALASLIETLDLNLQSRAWNDAKVTAHHGIIPTQAPCQLSALSDKEQAVYAIIRAHYLCQFLPHHTFDRTTVLLEAGEQPLKATGKRVIDPGWHRALRSDAQDNQEEPGAQPSQQLPSLATGTDCSITGTELKALHTKPPKPYTQGELIKAMKTVARLVNDPRLKQILKETTGIGTEATRAGIISGLLDRGYLQKRGRALRATEAAYTLIDVVPEAIADPGTTAIWEQTLDLIEAGDMTLGAFLDKQSAWVTQLVQQYGTLSLDIKLPPSPTCPDCSSPMQRKGGHKGAFWSCVRYPDCKGTRPIAKPLRGKTPRQRRRSTPHS